The following coding sequences are from one Ornithodoros turicata isolate Travis chromosome 1, ASM3712646v1, whole genome shotgun sequence window:
- the LOC135396063 gene encoding uncharacterized protein LOC135396063, whose protein sequence is MHQIAMIADIEKAFLQIMVHERDRDALRYLWYRDVPFREMTSNELCVLRMSRVPFGTTASPFLLAATLYHHFRHITDDLRDIASDLLSSFYVDDLVTGADNVEQATRMHRQALAVIEHRKWASNEPQLKSVFRKCETDESIHQKVLGVPWNTETDSLMPNLEAVETFVATSPVTKRNILQGTARLFDPLGFLNPFTFRARSMFQDLWKKKVGWDEGIPCDAQQKWIEWCNELYTLSALEIPRCVVPANASAFQMHIFCNASPLGYGAVAYLRTANTKGEISTHLILSKTRLAPIKQLSLPRLELMGMLIGATMLTYLQRTLYKLQFDYFMWTDPMIALWWIRRRPTEWKVFVSNRVNENQRFTEISHWAHCLGTENPADHLTRGITALKLISSQSWWHGPKWLAGDCGCWPNDFVEQDPRTDEERLQCQALLQVALQQWSPLLDLDAFGKYSRVLRTTAWILRFIANCRHQEERLTGALSADEVLHAETYWVRTSQAATYPDEVYALREKLEFPTNSKIANLQPFLDATGVLRLKGRLHYADEVEQVKHPIIISKEHRLAHLIASASHNHTQHGGL, encoded by the coding sequence CCGCGAGTCCTTTCCTCCTGGCTGCAACGCTGTATCACCACTTTCGTCACATCACTGACGATCTAAGGGACATCGCAAGCGACTTGTTATCCTCATTTTACGTGGACGACTTGGTAACAGGAGCTGATAACGTTGAACAAGCCACGAGGATGCATCGTCAGGCTTTGGCAGTCATTGAACACAGAAAATGGGCATCGAATGAACCCCAGTTGAAGTCTGTGTTCAGAAAGTGTGAGACTGACGAGTCGATACATCAAAAGGTACTTGGAGTTCCCTGGAATACTGAAACTGACAGCTTGATGCCAAATTTAGAAGCCGTGGAAACGTTTGTGGCAACTTCACCAGTAACCAAAAGGAACATACTCCAAGGCACCGCAAGACTGTTTGACCCTTTGGGATTCCTCAATCCGTTTACGTTCAGGGCCCGATCCATGTTTCAAGACCTATGGAAGAAAAAGGTTGGATGGGACGAAGGTATCCCATGTGATGCTCAGCAGAAGTGGATCGAATGGTGTAATGAACTATATACATTATCAGCACTAGAGATTCCCCGTTGCGTCGTTCCAGCGAATGCATCTGCGTTTCAAATGCATATATTTTGTAATGCCAGTCCTCTTGGTTATGGGGCAGTGGCTTACCTGAGAACCGCAAACACAAAGGGCGAGATTTCAACGCATTTAATACTCTCAAAAACTCGTCTAGCACCTATCAAGCAGCTCTCTCTTCCAAGACTAGAGCTTATGGGAATGCTTATCGGAGCGACAATGCTCACTTACCTGCAAAGGACACTGTATAAACTACAGTTCGACTATTTTATGTGGACCGACCCCATGATCGCATTGTGGTGGATACGACGCCGGCCAACCGAATGGAAAGTGTTCGTCAGCAATCGAGTAAATGAAAACCAACGTTTTACCGAAATATCGCATTGGGCACACTGCCTTGGGACCGAAAACCCAGCCGACCACTTGACAAGAGGCATTACTGCGCTAAAACTGATTAGCAGTCAAAGCTGGTGGCATGGGCCTAAGTGGCTAGCCGGAGACTGCGGGTGCTGGCCGAACGATTTCGTCGAACAGGATCCACGAACGGATGAGGAACGCCTACAATGTCAGGCATTACTGCAAGTGGCGTTGCAACAATGGTCGCCACTTCTTGATTTGGATGCGTTCGGCAAGTATTCCCGTGTTTTGCGAACGACTGCCTGGATTCTTCGATTCATTGCAAATTGTCGGCATCAGGAAGAACGGCTCACGGGTGCCTTGTCTGCAGACGAAGTACTTCATGCGGAAACGTACTGGGTACGTACTTCGCAGGCCGCAACGTATCCAGATGAGGTTTATGCACTGAGGGAGAAGCTGGAATTTCCCACGAACTCGAAGATCGCAAATTTGCAGCCGTTTCTGGATGCAACTGGTGTTCTCCGGCTTAAGGGTCGGCTTCACTATGCGGATGAAGTAGAACAAGTCAAGCATCCCATCATCATTTCGAAGGAGCACCGCCTGGCACACCTTATAGCGTCTGCTTCACACAACCACACACAACATGGAGGACTCTAG